The Podospora pseudocomata strain CBS 415.72m chromosome 1 map unlocalized CBS415.72m_1, whole genome shotgun sequence genome has a segment encoding these proteins:
- a CDS encoding uncharacterized protein (EggNog:ENOG503P39A) yields MPPQLRIPIFVTLPVGQDESRRLLSRKTKEQPSKEAQIVGAVLGGIFALIIIYFCTRSLWRKCLGPRGGKYKPTEREDDSPTTRQINREAQDNLEDALAGAQAQNGATNNNLAAVDRSTSVRSVMTLPMYRPKATENEQVLGREGERDGIDVVVEMPTAEQEEELREQEMEALYQIRAARRRQLADREERRRLRREAREANDVVAMRELRERGRSVAAINTVEIEELRNEHERLKETRARAVSTVAYGDLGVARADGTRIRANSTDSERIGLLSDAASIGASTQPESLLLRRDRSHSAATLSIDTTNRPNTPSLTTGGSAYSLNSAGLTSAGLPSAGLPSAGLSTRSRANSGANTPRVPSAMATPRAGSSPEMIDTADLADFGMPPPDYDEVSLDDITPGHSRRNSGVSALSGRNSPFNEPPPDYPGPGPARARSNRLSAAIQDLAAQAQEDQEPTGRPGLRLSQVPQIVIEPSSARP; encoded by the exons ATGCCTCCGCAGCTTCGAATACCGATCTTTGTAACGCTGCCAGTCGGTCAAGATGAATCTCGCAGATTGCTTTCTCGGAAAACCAAGGAGCAGCCTTCCAAAGAAGCACAG ATCGTAGGCGCTGTTCTCGGTGGCATCTttgccctcatcatcatatACTTCTGTACCCGGTCCCTCTGGAGAAAATGCCTTGGACCTCGAGGCGGGAAGTACAAACCAACAGAGCGAGAGGACGACTCTCCGACAACTCGACAGATCAATAGAGAGGCCCAGGATAACCTGGAGGACGCATTGGCTGGCGCACAAGCACAGAATGgcgccaccaacaacaacttgGCGGCGGTCGATCGGTCCACATCAGTTCGCAGCGTTATGACATTGCCAATGTACCGACCCAAAGCGACAGAAAACGAGCAGGTTCTGGGCAGGGAGGGCGAGCGCGATGGTAttgatgttgtcgtcgagaTGCCGACGGCcgagcaagaggaggagttgcGCGAACAGGAAATGGAAGCTCTCTATCAGATTCGGGCGGCAAGACGTCGACAACTAGCCGATCGCGAGGAGAGGCGGCGGTTACGACGGGAAGCGCGCGAGGCGAACGATGTGGTAGCTATGCGGGAGTTGAGGGAACGGGGTCGAAGCGTGGCGGCGATAAACACGGTGGAAATCGAGGAGCTGAGGAACGAGCACGAGCGGTTGAAGGAAACGAGAGCGCGAGCGGTGAGCACTGTCGCGTATGGCGACTTGGGAGTTGCAAGGGCAGATGGGACTAGGATCCGGGCGAATAGTACCGACAGCGAACGGATTGGTCTTCTCAGTGATGCCGCGAGTATCGGGGCGTCCACCCAACCAGAGAGCCTCCTGCTGAGGCGTGACAGGAGTCACAGTGCTGCGACTCTCAGTATCGACACGACGAACCGCCCAAACACACCGAGCTTGACGACAGGAGGAAGCGCCTACAGCTTAAATAGCGCAGGATTAACCAGCGCCGGGTTACCAAGTGCTGGTTTGCCAAGCGCAGGATTATCAACCCGGTCGAGAGCAAACTCTGGAGCAAACACACCACGGGTACCGAGCGCAATGGCCACCCCAAGAGCTGGGTCGAGTCCCGAGATGATCGATACCGCAGACCTGGCCGACTTTGGAATGCCACCGCCCGACTATGACGAAGTGAGCTTGGACGACATCACGCCTGGGCACTCACGTCGCAATTCTGGGGTATCAGCCTTATCGGGCAGGAACAGCCCCTTCAACGAGCCACCCCCAGACTATCCAGGCCCCGGACCAGCCAGGGCACGCAGCAACCGACTGTCGGCAGCCATTCAGGACCTCGCCGCACAGGCTCAGGAAGACCAAGAGCCTACAGGTCGGCCAGGGTTGAGGCTGAGCCAGGTGCCACAGATCGTTATTGAACCGTCGAGCGCGAGACCATAA